One genomic segment of Aliarcobacter cibarius includes these proteins:
- a CDS encoding MotA/TolQ/ExbB proton channel family protein yields the protein MTLNADLKISQNLQSNCNTNSKFVTLLTVPVLLYLLVILCFIGVFPLKFEIHSIILIGFILLIYLFFVKHNAFYVACKFKTLYHDVDVNLKEYANKNQLTIGDTTKANGDVDDFLQDYTSNLRNSNFSSIASGIFPTLGILGTFISIAISMPDFSSGATNALESEITKLLGGVGTAFYVSIYGIFLSIWWTFFEKFGMSKFQQLSYKIKEDTKSLFWTKLDIESIHLKSNLDNFTKMREIFSELTSSNILESINSSIEKRFQNLENLLEKEILLTSKIDSNIENNERLVVALNSVSNSISNIISNFEKQKDRYTYVTEELNLNIIKLNTHMSNLSSENLKAIYSNIIKSIETMKADMEKIEWKFTQGLESYDNKIKNSLELIDAETSKIILDLTEFKELSK from the coding sequence ATGACGTTAAATGCTGATTTAAAAATTAGCCAAAACTTACAATCAAACTGTAATACAAATTCAAAATTTGTAACTCTTTTGACTGTTCCAGTTTTATTATATTTATTAGTAATTTTATGTTTTATTGGAGTTTTTCCTTTAAAGTTTGAAATTCACAGTATTATTTTAATAGGTTTTATTCTTTTAATCTATCTATTTTTTGTTAAACATAATGCCTTTTATGTTGCTTGTAAATTTAAGACTTTATACCATGATGTTGATGTAAATTTAAAAGAGTATGCAAATAAGAATCAACTTACAATTGGTGATACAACAAAAGCAAATGGTGATGTAGATGATTTTTTACAAGATTATACAAGCAATTTAAGAAATAGCAATTTTTCAAGCATTGCAAGTGGGATTTTCCCAACTTTAGGTATTTTAGGAACTTTTATATCTATTGCTATTTCTATGCCAGATTTTAGTTCAGGTGCTACAAATGCTCTTGAAAGTGAAATTACAAAACTTCTAGGTGGAGTTGGAACAGCATTTTATGTATCAATATATGGAATATTTTTATCTATTTGGTGGACTTTTTTTGAAAAATTTGGAATGAGTAAATTTCAACAGCTATCTTACAAAATTAAAGAAGATACAAAATCTTTATTTTGGACAAAACTTGATATTGAATCAATTCATTTAAAAAGTAACCTTGATAACTTTACAAAAATGAGAGAAATTTTTTCTGAATTAACATCAAGTAATATTTTAGAATCTATAAACTCATCTATAGAAAAAAGATTTCAAAATCTTGAAAATCTTCTTGAAAAAGAGATATTATTAACTTCAAAAATTGATTCAAATATTGAAAACAATGAAAGATTAGTTGTTGCTTTAAATAGTGTATCAAACTCTATTTCAAATATTATTTCAAATTTTGAAAAACAAAAAGATAGATATACATATGTTACAGAAGAGTTGAATTTAAATATCATTAAACTAAATACTCACATGAGTAATCTAAGCTCTGAAAATTTAAAAGCTATTTATTCAAATATTATTAAAAGTATTGAAACAATGAAAGCTGATATGGAAAAAATTGAGTGGAAATTTACTCAAGGATTAGAAAGTTATGATAACAAAATTAAAAATTCTTTAGAACTAATAGATGCTGAAACTTCAAAAATAATTTTAGATTTAACAGAATTTAAAGAGTTGAGTAAGTAG
- a CDS encoding OmpA family protein: MYKKNQNSEENFWISYADLMAGLLFVFILVIGSIVIKYAVTQNILEEEKKALNSSEEEKSKLFLELAKAKNLYENAKTDIENSKKEINLKASEIEKLKALLLDIEVKFKDEQTKTQNLSNELNEKTNVITLRDEEIKILADKLLVQTQIHQKMVEEFDVAKLKIKTLTGLKLNVIAKLKEKLGNSIQIDEKSGAIKFSSNILFDQASSVLKEESKKELKNTLKKYLSTLLEDKEIRKNIESITIEGHTNSDGTYLSNLALSQQRAQAVMQFLYDSNIIDKKLISKYINSSGRSDSDLIFAKDGVEDKDASRRIEIKFNLKNEDAMKEIQKYLGDKIENIK, from the coding sequence ATGTATAAAAAAAATCAAAATAGTGAAGAAAATTTTTGGATTTCTTATGCAGACTTAATGGCTGGATTACTTTTTGTTTTTATTTTAGTAATTGGTTCTATTGTAATAAAATATGCTGTTACTCAAAATATTTTAGAAGAAGAAAAAAAAGCATTAAACTCTAGTGAAGAAGAAAAGTCAAAACTATTTTTAGAACTTGCCAAAGCAAAAAATTTATATGAGAATGCCAAAACCGACATAGAAAATAGTAAAAAAGAGATAAATTTAAAAGCTAGTGAAATTGAAAAACTAAAAGCTTTACTTTTAGATATAGAAGTAAAATTTAAAGATGAGCAGACAAAGACTCAAAATTTGTCAAATGAATTAAATGAAAAAACAAATGTAATAACATTAAGAGATGAAGAAATAAAAATTTTAGCAGACAAACTTTTAGTTCAAACTCAAATTCATCAAAAAATGGTTGAAGAGTTTGATGTAGCAAAACTGAAAATAAAAACTCTAACAGGTCTTAAACTAAATGTTATTGCAAAATTAAAAGAGAAACTTGGAAACTCTATACAAATTGATGAAAAAAGTGGAGCTATAAAATTCTCTTCAAATATCTTGTTTGATCAAGCATCATCTGTGTTAAAAGAGGAATCAAAAAAAGAGTTAAAAAATACTCTAAAAAAATACCTTTCAACACTTCTTGAAGACAAAGAAATTAGAAAAAATATTGAGAGTATAACTATTGAAGGTCACACAAATAGTGATGGAACTTATCTTTCTAATTTAGCTTTATCTCAACAAAGAGCTCAAGCAGTAATGCAATTTTTATATGATTCAAATATCATAGATAAAAAATTAATTAGCAAGTATATAAATTCTAGTGGAAGAAGTGATAGTGATTTAATTTTTGCAAAAGATGGAGTTGAAGATAAAGATGCTTCAAGAAGAATAGAAATTAAATTTAATCTAAAAAATGAAGATGCCATGAAAGAGATTCAAAAATATCTTGGAGATAAAATTGAAAATATTAAATGA
- a CDS encoding D-2-hydroxyacid dehydrogenase has protein sequence MKIVILDRKTLGYDVSVDIFSKFGEVISYDTTKVNETKDRIKNADIILTNKVYVGKDELENSSIKLICVTATGMNNVDLEYTKEKNIEVKNVAGYSTSSVIQLAFSMIFYFVQKLTYYKKYVDEQNWQKSDTFTHIDVPFLELDNKRVGIIGLGEIGRDLAKKAKAFNCEIVYYSTSGQNTNSEYKSVTLEELLKTSDIISIHAPLNEKTKDLLGYKELNLIKEGAILLNLGRGGIINEADLAKILDEKDIFCGLDVVSKEPIEETNPLLKVVNKQRLLMTPHIAWASVEARKRLIEKVAKNIEDFLK, from the coding sequence ATGAAAATTGTAATTTTAGATAGAAAAACTTTGGGATATGATGTAAGTGTTGATATTTTTTCAAAGTTTGGCGAGGTTATTTCTTATGATACTACTAAGGTAAATGAGACAAAAGACCGAATTAAAAATGCTGATATTATTTTAACAAATAAAGTTTATGTTGGTAAAGATGAACTTGAAAATTCAAGTATTAAATTGATTTGTGTAACTGCAACTGGAATGAATAATGTTGATTTAGAATATACAAAAGAAAAAAATATTGAAGTTAAAAATGTTGCTGGATATTCAACTTCTAGTGTAATTCAACTAGCTTTTTCTATGATTTTTTATTTTGTTCAAAAATTAACTTATTATAAAAAATATGTAGATGAACAAAATTGGCAAAAAAGTGATACGTTTACTCATATAGATGTTCCATTCCTTGAACTTGATAATAAAAGAGTTGGAATTATTGGGCTTGGAGAAATAGGAAGAGACCTTGCTAAAAAAGCAAAAGCATTTAATTGTGAAATTGTTTACTATTCAACTAGTGGACAAAATACAAATAGTGAATATAAAAGTGTAACACTTGAAGAGTTATTAAAAACAAGTGATATCATATCAATTCATGCACCGTTAAATGAAAAAACGAAAGATTTATTAGGTTATAAAGAATTGAATCTTATTAAAGAAGGTGCAATTTTATTAAACCTAGGTAGAGGTGGAATTATAAACGAGGCTGATTTAGCAAAAATTTTAGATGAAAAAGATATTTTTTGTGGACTTGATGTTGTTTCAAAAGAGCCAATAGAAGAAACAAATCCTCTTTTAAAAGTTGTAAATAAACAAAGACTTCTTATGACTCCACACATTGCTTGGGCTAGTGTTGAAGCAAGAAAAAGATTAATAGAAAAAGTTGCTAAAAATATAGAAGATTTTTTAAAATAA
- the prpB gene encoding methylisocitrate lyase yields MTSAGKKFREALKASSPLQIVGTINAYQALQATRVGHKAIYLSGGGIANASYGLPDLGMTMIEDVCIDVRRITSICDTPLIVDADTGWGHAFNVARTVKEFIRSGAAGLHIEDQVAAKRCGHRPNKELVSTEEMCDRIRAAVDAKNQLDPDFYIIARTDAHASEGQAAAIARAKAYVEAGADAIFAEAVHTLKEYKEFTDAMSVPVLANITEFGATPMFTTEELASVGIDMVLYPLSAFRAMNKAALNVYQELKDKGTQEAVLDTMQTRMELYDMLNYHAYEQKMDELFSKGKAK; encoded by the coding sequence ATGACAAGTGCAGGAAAAAAATTCAGAGAAGCTTTAAAAGCTTCAAGTCCACTACAAATAGTTGGAACAATTAATGCATACCAAGCATTACAAGCTACAAGAGTAGGACATAAAGCAATCTACTTATCAGGTGGAGGTATTGCTAATGCTTCTTATGGTTTACCAGATTTAGGTATGACAATGATTGAAGATGTTTGTATTGATGTAAGAAGAATTACTTCTATTTGTGATACACCACTAATCGTTGATGCTGACACAGGTTGGGGACATGCTTTCAATGTTGCTAGAACTGTAAAAGAATTTATCAGATCTGGAGCTGCTGGATTACATATTGAAGATCAAGTTGCTGCAAAAAGATGTGGACACAGACCAAATAAAGAGTTAGTATCTACAGAAGAAATGTGTGATAGAATTAGAGCTGCTGTTGATGCAAAAAATCAATTAGACCCTGATTTCTACATTATTGCAAGAACTGATGCTCACGCTTCTGAAGGTCAAGCAGCGGCTATTGCTAGAGCAAAAGCTTACGTTGAAGCTGGTGCAGATGCAATTTTTGCTGAAGCAGTACATACTTTAAAAGAGTACAAAGAGTTTACAGACGCTATGAGCGTTCCAGTTTTAGCAAACATTACTGAATTTGGTGCAACTCCAATGTTCACAACTGAAGAGTTAGCAAGTGTTGGAATTGATATGGTTCTTTACCCACTTTCAGCATTCAGAGCTATGAATAAAGCTGCATTAAATGTTTACCAAGAATTAAAAGACAAAGGTACTCAAGAAGCTGTTCTTGATACAATGCAAACTAGAATGGAGTTATACGATATGTTAAACTACCATGCTTATGAGCAAAAAATGGATGAATTATTTTCAAAAGGAAAAGCTAAGTAA
- a CDS encoding citrate/2-methylcitrate synthase, with amino-acid sequence MSGLAGVIAGESSICTCGTGQGLNYRGYDIADLALKADFEEVAYLLLVGELPNEAQLKDFRRKIIAGRELPISVKNVLKSIPASSHPMDVMKTATSALGCVEPEAEDFSDQMAKIIRLLGAFPSFLVYWHHWHKNGKEICLKSEETTIAGFILERLKEKKPFDVEVKAMNAMLTLYAEHEFNASTFANRITASTLSDIYSCMTTGIGTLKGHLHGGANEVAIKFVLQFDNVEHALKSVDELFAKKEKIMGFGHRVYRNLDPRSPVGFELANELKELETSDKKLFDIAKAIRDKVKADKGLPDNIDFFGGLIYHYMEIERLYYTPLFIMSRAAGWAAHAFEQRANNRIIRPSSTYTGPDPKPFVPLKDRK; translated from the coding sequence ATGAGCGGTTTAGCAGGTGTTATCGCAGGTGAGTCGTCAATTTGTACATGTGGTACAGGACAAGGTTTAAATTATAGAGGATATGATATTGCTGATTTAGCTTTAAAAGCTGATTTCGAAGAAGTAGCTTATCTTTTATTAGTTGGTGAATTACCAAATGAAGCACAATTAAAAGATTTTAGAAGAAAAATCATTGCAGGAAGAGAATTACCAATTTCTGTTAAAAATGTTTTAAAATCAATTCCAGCTTCTTCTCATCCAATGGATGTTATGAAAACTGCAACATCAGCTTTAGGTTGTGTTGAACCAGAAGCAGAAGATTTCTCTGACCAAATGGCAAAAATCATCAGACTTTTAGGAGCATTCCCATCATTTTTAGTTTACTGGCACCACTGGCACAAAAATGGTAAAGAAATCTGTTTAAAATCTGAAGAAACAACAATTGCTGGTTTCATTTTAGAAAGATTAAAAGAGAAAAAACCATTTGATGTTGAAGTTAAAGCTATGAATGCAATGTTAACATTATATGCTGAGCATGAATTTAATGCCTCAACTTTTGCAAACAGAATTACAGCATCTACATTATCAGATATCTACTCTTGTATGACAACTGGTATTGGAACTTTAAAAGGTCACTTACATGGTGGAGCAAACGAAGTTGCTATTAAATTCGTTTTACAATTTGACAATGTTGAGCATGCATTAAAATCAGTTGATGAATTATTTGCTAAAAAAGAAAAAATCATGGGATTTGGACACAGAGTATATAGAAACTTAGACCCAAGATCTCCAGTTGGATTTGAATTAGCAAATGAATTAAAAGAGTTAGAAACATCTGACAAAAAATTATTTGATATTGCTAAAGCTATTAGAGATAAAGTAAAAGCAGATAAAGGTTTACCAGACAATATCGACTTCTTCGGTGGATTAATTTACCACTATATGGAAATCGAAAGATTATACTATACTCCATTATTCATTATGTCAAGAGCTGCTGGATGGGCTGCACATGCATTTGAACAAAGAGCAAACAACAGAATTATCAGACCAAGTTCAACTTACACAGGACCAGATCCAAAACCATTTGTTCCTTTAAAAGACAGAAAATAA
- the acnD gene encoding Fe/S-dependent 2-methylisocitrate dehydratase AcnD produces the protein MTNEKYLKQLDGLDTKYYDVKSAVEDIKAGSFAKLNYTSRVLAENLLRKCPSVDLKDSLIQLIEKRTDKDFPWYPSRVICHDILGLTAFVDLAGLREAVASKGVDPQKINPVVPTQLIVDHSLAVECGGFDPDAFQKNRDIEDRRNADRFDFINWTKKAFDNVDVIPPGNGIMHQINLEKMSPVIHNIDGIASPDTLVGTDSHTPHVDALGVIAVGVGGLEAENVMLGNPSYMRVPEIIGVEITGTRSAGITATDIALSLTSFLRQNNVISAYLEFYGSGIKYLDLGDRATISNMTPEYGASAAMFAIDDKTIDYLRITGRTPEQVKLVETYAKANGLWADSLAEATYARTLSFDLSTVTRTLAGPSKPHKLLPVSALDSEGITKKIEITNEVIPDGAVLIAAITSCTNTSNPRNVVAAGLLAKRANELGLTRKRWVKSSLAPGSKVAELYLRESGLLGELEKLGFGIVGFACTTCNGMSGALDPKLEAEAAASGVYTTAVLSGNRNFDGRIHPFIKEAFLASPPLVIAYALAGSIRFNIETDVLGKDKDGNDIRLKDLWPTDAEIDAVVNSAVKPEMFGKIYDPMFAKGAKEAAEPFYKWDAKSTYIQKPPYWEDAFMSMPALKNLRPLGVFPNDITTDHLSPSNAIQAKSASGEYCLKMGLPLEDLNSYATHRGDHNTALRATLANPKLFNEMVKDENGNVKQGSLTKIMPEGKESRMWEAIETYMERKQPLIIIAGTNYGQGSSRDWAAKGVRLAGVEVLIAESIERIHRTNLVGMGVLPLQFKDGETRHTYKIEGTETFDILGNIEPRGDLTVSMTRANGEKVEFKVTCRLDTSAEVEVYKAGGILQKFAKDVIAAK, from the coding sequence ATGACAAACGAAAAATATCTTAAACAGTTAGATGGTTTAGATACTAAATATTATGATGTTAAAAGTGCCGTTGAAGATATCAAAGCTGGATCTTTTGCAAAACTTAACTACACATCAAGAGTATTAGCAGAAAACCTACTTAGAAAATGTCCAAGTGTTGATTTAAAAGATTCACTAATTCAATTAATTGAAAAAAGAACAGACAAAGATTTCCCTTGGTATCCATCAAGAGTTATTTGTCACGATATCTTAGGACTTACAGCTTTCGTTGACCTTGCAGGTCTTAGAGAAGCAGTTGCAAGTAAAGGTGTTGATCCACAAAAAATTAATCCAGTTGTTCCAACTCAATTAATCGTTGACCACTCTTTAGCAGTTGAGTGTGGTGGATTTGATCCAGATGCTTTCCAAAAAAATAGAGATATCGAAGATAGAAGAAATGCAGATAGATTTGATTTCATTAACTGGACGAAAAAAGCATTTGACAATGTTGACGTTATTCCTCCAGGAAATGGTATTATGCACCAAATTAACCTTGAGAAAATGTCTCCAGTTATTCATAACATAGATGGAATTGCATCTCCAGATACACTTGTAGGTACAGATTCACATACTCCTCACGTTGATGCTCTTGGAGTTATCGCTGTTGGTGTTGGTGGATTAGAAGCTGAAAACGTAATGCTTGGAAATCCATCTTATATGAGGGTTCCAGAAATTATTGGAGTTGAAATTACAGGAACAAGATCAGCTGGAATTACTGCTACTGATATTGCTCTTTCATTAACATCTTTCTTAAGACAAAATAATGTTATTTCAGCTTACTTAGAATTTTATGGAAGTGGAATTAAATATTTAGATTTAGGAGATAGAGCAACTATTTCTAACATGACACCAGAATATGGTGCAAGTGCTGCAATGTTTGCTATTGATGATAAAACTATTGATTATTTAAGAATCACAGGAAGAACTCCTGAGCAAGTTAAACTTGTTGAAACTTATGCAAAAGCAAATGGTTTATGGGCTGATAGCTTAGCTGAAGCTACATATGCTAGAACATTGAGTTTTGATTTATCAACTGTTACAAGAACATTAGCAGGTCCTTCAAAACCACATAAATTACTTCCTGTTTCTGCACTAGATTCAGAAGGGATTACTAAAAAAATTGAAATTACAAATGAAGTTATTCCAGATGGTGCTGTATTAATTGCTGCAATTACTTCATGTACAAATACTTCAAATCCAAGAAACGTTGTTGCTGCTGGTTTATTAGCAAAAAGAGCAAACGAACTAGGATTAACAAGAAAAAGATGGGTTAAATCTTCATTAGCTCCAGGTTCAAAAGTTGCTGAACTATATTTAAGAGAATCTGGATTATTAGGTGAACTTGAAAAATTAGGATTTGGTATCGTTGGATTTGCTTGTACTACATGTAATGGTATGAGTGGAGCTTTAGATCCTAAACTTGAAGCAGAAGCTGCTGCTAGTGGTGTTTATACAACTGCTGTATTATCTGGAAACAGAAACTTTGACGGAAGGATTCACCCATTCATAAAAGAGGCATTCTTAGCTTCACCACCACTTGTTATTGCTTATGCACTTGCAGGTAGTATCAGATTTAATATTGAAACTGATGTTTTAGGTAAAGATAAAGATGGAAATGATATTAGATTAAAAGATTTATGGCCAACTGATGCAGAAATTGATGCTGTTGTAAATAGTGCTGTAAAACCTGAAATGTTTGGAAAAATTTATGATCCAATGTTTGCAAAAGGTGCAAAAGAAGCAGCTGAGCCATTCTATAAATGGGATGCAAAATCAACATACATTCAAAAACCACCATACTGGGAAGATGCTTTTATGAGTATGCCTGCTCTTAAAAACTTAAGACCACTTGGAGTATTCCCAAATGATATTACAACTGACCACTTATCACCTTCAAATGCTATTCAAGCAAAAAGTGCATCTGGTGAGTATTGTTTAAAAATGGGATTACCATTAGAAGACTTAAACTCTTATGCAACACATAGAGGTGATCATAATACTGCTTTAAGAGCAACTTTAGCAAATCCAAAATTATTTAACGAAATGGTTAAAGATGAAAATGGAAATGTTAAACAAGGAAGCTTGACAAAAATTATGCCAGAAGGTAAAGAGTCAAGAATGTGGGAAGCTATAGAAACTTATATGGAAAGAAAACAACCATTAATTATCATAGCTGGAACAAACTATGGACAAGGAAGTTCTAGAGACTGGGCAGCAAAAGGTGTAAGACTTGCTGGTGTTGAAGTTTTAATTGCTGAATCAATTGAAAGAATTCACAGAACTAACCTTGTTGGTATGGGTGTACTTCCACTACAATTTAAAGATGGTGAAACAAGACACACTTACAAAATAGAAGGAACTGAAACATTTGATATTCTAGGAAATATTGAGCCAAGAGGTGATTTAACTGTTTCTATGACTAGAGCAAATGGTGAAAAAGTAGAATTCAAAGTTACTTGTAGATTAGATACTTCTGCTGAAGTTGAAGTTTACAAAGCTGGTGGAATCTTACAAAAATTCGCAAAAGACGTTATTGCAGCTAAATAA
- the prpF gene encoding 2-methylaconitate cis-trans isomerase PrpF: MSTYKPQIRVKATYMRGGTSKGTFFNIADLPKEAQEDKAKRDKLLQRIVGSPDIYKQQMDGMGGATSSTSKAILVGKSTVPNHDVDYYFGQVAIDKDFMDWSGNCGNLSSAVGPFAIHERLVDNVPENGVCCVRIWQANIKKTILCYVTMVNGQVKEMGDYYIDGVAFPAEEILLEFAEPVDPSEELFPTGNLVDDLEVPGIGTFKATMITAGIPTIFLNAADIGYKGTELQSDINSDAEALARFEKIRSYGALKMGLISDLSEAETRQHTPKIAFVAPKSDFTTSSGKEVKASEIDLHVRALSMQKLHHAMMGTASVAIGVAACIEGTLVNLAAGGGEKTAVEFGHPSGTLKVGAVIKKENGKYIVDKATMSRSARIIMKGEVYAPADIMELKN, encoded by the coding sequence ATGAGTACATACAAGCCACAAATAAGAGTTAAAGCAACTTATATGAGAGGTGGAACTTCAAAAGGAACTTTTTTTAATATAGCAGACTTACCAAAAGAAGCTCAAGAAGATAAAGCAAAAAGAGATAAACTACTTCAAAGAATAGTAGGAAGTCCTGATATTTATAAACAACAAATGGATGGTATGGGAGGAGCAACTTCTAGTACTTCTAAAGCTATTTTAGTTGGTAAATCAACTGTACCAAATCATGATGTAGATTACTATTTTGGACAAGTTGCAATAGATAAAGATTTTATGGACTGGTCAGGAAATTGTGGAAATTTAAGTTCAGCAGTAGGACCTTTTGCTATTCATGAAAGGCTTGTTGATAATGTTCCAGAAAATGGTGTTTGTTGTGTAAGAATTTGGCAAGCAAATATCAAAAAAACAATTCTTTGCTATGTAACAATGGTTAATGGTCAAGTAAAAGAAATGGGTGATTATTATATTGATGGTGTTGCTTTCCCTGCTGAAGAGATTTTATTAGAATTTGCAGAACCAGTTGATCCAAGTGAAGAATTATTTCCTACTGGAAATTTAGTAGATGATTTAGAAGTACCAGGTATTGGAACATTTAAAGCTACAATGATTACAGCTGGAATTCCAACAATCTTCCTAAATGCTGCTGATATTGGATATAAAGGAACTGAGCTTCAATCAGATATTAATAGTGATGCTGAAGCTCTTGCTAGATTTGAAAAAATCAGAAGTTATGGTGCATTAAAAATGGGATTAATTTCTGATTTAAGTGAAGCAGAAACTAGACAACATACACCAAAAATTGCTTTTGTTGCTCCAAAATCTGATTTCACTACTTCAAGTGGAAAAGAAGTAAAAGCTTCTGAAATTGATCTTCATGTAAGAGCTTTATCTATGCAAAAACTACACCATGCTATGATGGGAACAGCTTCTGTTGCTATTGGTGTTGCTGCTTGTATTGAAGGTACTTTAGTAAATTTAGCTGCTGGTGGAGGAGAAAAAACTGCTGTTGAGTTTGGTCATCCATCTGGAACACTAAAAGTTGGAGCAGTTATTAAAAAAGAAAATGGAAAATATATTGTTGACAAAGCTACAATGAGTAGAAGTGCAAGAATTATTATGAAGGGTGAAGTTTATGCACCTGCAGATATTATGGAATTAAAAAACTAA
- a CDS encoding hydrolase — translation MRINLSDTLFCLVDVQEKLFPHIGNKEELEKNLPILIKGMKVLNVPIIVNEQYKKGIGETIEPLKTLVNKYKFYEKTTFSACQTEEILEIFKQSGKKNIVVAGIETHVCVLQTCIDLLENNFNVILVTNCCGSRKKLDHKMAIKRLIQAGAIPTTYESILFELTVDSKNPNFKEISSLIK, via the coding sequence ATGAGAATAAATTTAAGTGATACTCTTTTTTGCTTAGTAGATGTTCAAGAAAAGCTTTTTCCTCATATTGGAAATAAAGAGGAATTAGAAAAAAATCTTCCGATATTAATTAAAGGTATGAAAGTTTTAAATGTTCCAATTATTGTGAATGAACAATATAAAAAAGGAATAGGAGAAACTATTGAACCTTTAAAAACTCTTGTTAATAAATATAAGTTTTATGAAAAAACAACTTTTTCAGCTTGTCAAACAGAAGAAATCTTAGAAATTTTTAAACAAAGTGGTAAAAAAAATATAGTTGTTGCTGGAATAGAGACACATGTTTGTGTATTACAAACTTGTATAGATTTACTCGAAAATAATTTCAATGTTATTCTAGTAACAAATTGTTGTGGAAGTAGAAAAAAACTCGATCATAAAATGGCTATAAAGAGATTAATTCAAGCAGGAGCAATTCCAACTACTTATGAATCAATTTTATTTGAATTAACAGTAGATTCAAAAAATCCAAATTTTAAAGAAATATCTTCTTTGATTAAATAG
- the hemC gene encoding hydroxymethylbilane synthase — protein sequence MEKLIIATRRSQLALWQSEYIKSELLKYYPNMKIELQEFVTKGDKILDVPLAKIGGKGLFTKELEVAMMEGTAHLAVHSLKDVPTQFEDGLTLAAVSKRFNPQDALLSNKYSSLDDLPKGAIVGTTSLRRRMAIKMLRPDIELKDLRGNINTRIAKLNAGEYDAIILAATGIEKLNLQNEVKYFSPISTDIMIPSMGQATLGIETTTDPKILEIVKVLNDKNAEIESKIERGFVDTLQGGCQVPIGVKATILDKKTVKINAIVGLPDGTEYIKDSKIVDINSFETAGSDFAKDFIAKGAVELLKRAETMAFK from the coding sequence ATGGAAAAACTTATAATTGCCACAAGAAGAAGCCAATTGGCTCTTTGGCAAAGTGAGTATATAAAATCTGAACTTTTAAAATATTATCCAAATATGAAGATTGAACTTCAAGAGTTTGTAACAAAGGGAGATAAAATTTTAGATGTTCCTTTAGCAAAAATTGGAGGGAAAGGTCTTTTTACAAAAGAGCTTGAAGTTGCTATGATGGAAGGAACAGCCCATCTTGCTGTTCACTCTTTAAAAGATGTTCCAACTCAATTTGAAGATGGATTAACATTAGCAGCTGTTTCTAAAAGATTTAATCCTCAAGATGCACTTTTAAGTAATAAATATAGCTCTCTTGATGATTTACCAAAAGGTGCTATAGTTGGAACTACAAGTCTTAGAAGAAGAATGGCTATAAAAATGTTGAGACCTGATATTGAACTTAAAGATTTAAGAGGAAATATCAATACAAGAATTGCAAAGTTAAATGCTGGAGAATATGATGCAATAATTTTAGCTGCAACGGGAATTGAGAAATTAAATCTTCAAAATGAAGTAAAATATTTTTCCCCAATTTCAACAGATATTATGATTCCATCAATGGGACAAGCAACATTAGGAATTGAAACAACAACTGATCCTAAAATTTTGGAAATTGTAAAAGTATTAAATGATAAAAATGCGGAAATTGAGTCAAAAATTGAAAGAGGATTTGTAGATACACTTCAAGGTGGTTGTCAAGTACCAATAGGTGTAAAAGCTACTATTTTAGATAAGAAAACTGTAAAAATAAATGCAATTGTTGGACTTCCTGATGGAACTGAATACATCAAAGATAGTAAAATTGTAGATATTAATAGTTTTGAAACTGCTGGTTCAGATTTTGCAAAAGATTTTATAGCTAAAGGGGCAGTTGAGCTTTTAAAAAGAGCAGAAACTATGGCATTTAAATAA